In Anaerolineales bacterium, one DNA window encodes the following:
- a CDS encoding PAS domain-containing sensor histidine kinase gives MDEKTVPIKKALIKKGLQLEKKKKRWRGDLFGHALYEQMGECVFIIGLDLQYLAANRQALDLLGYTEDEILTLSVSDVMSLGDALDQKDQTNIYERTFKRKDGTLIPVELSTAIVADEDGSPAYIQSIVRDISERKRSEKALKRSARILSVISEASARLFRSPDIELGISEMLELLGIALDTFACVIFELDNFQGTRGLNVRYSWVDGDAAGFDIPSAIQPHFQSLLSAQGNVVVEIKASANEVVPEFSFLAVPVQGTGGLGGFLGLFDRENKLSWLASDFDAVQTSANVISAALQRIHYEETIRLNQARNRAIVDALPDLVIRINAETIILDYSCNPDHPLYIHRDLIAGKKFNETWPEEIVASIVGAENGETYKVSNWVEGFNLPFSSSLYEARLNPINDHEALIIIRDIGDKMRLNDMKTDFINRASHELRTPLTSAILMADLIDQGGTAEELDEYWQTLRKELDRQKNLIDRLLMAGRLESGMMKLEKASLELFSVLEESVQAARPLANKKRVSFVLDTSLKPVQVLADRGALEQVFINLISNAVKFSPENSSVEIVANDVGEHAEVRIQDHGMGISKDAIPHLFQKFYRAKNVTIAEIPGSGIGLYIVKTIVEELGGTIRVESELNKGTVFIVSLQKSE, from the coding sequence ATGGATGAAAAGACCGTCCCGATCAAGAAGGCCTTGATCAAAAAAGGCTTGCAGCTTGAGAAAAAGAAAAAAAGATGGCGGGGGGATCTTTTTGGGCACGCCTTATATGAGCAGATGGGGGAATGTGTTTTTATCATTGGTTTGGACCTGCAGTACCTTGCGGCAAACCGGCAGGCGCTGGACCTGCTGGGATATACAGAGGATGAGATCCTGACCCTTTCTGTCAGTGATGTCATGTCCTTGGGGGATGCGCTCGATCAGAAGGACCAGACCAATATTTACGAACGCACCTTCAAGAGGAAGGATGGCACATTAATTCCGGTGGAGCTTAGCACAGCCATCGTTGCGGATGAGGATGGCAGCCCAGCCTACATCCAGAGCATTGTCCGTGATATTTCGGAAAGAAAACGGTCCGAAAAGGCTTTGAAGCGGAGCGCCCGCATCCTCTCGGTCATTAGCGAGGCGAGCGCTCGTTTGTTTCGTTCCCCGGATATCGAATTGGGAATATCCGAGATGCTGGAATTACTGGGAATTGCGCTGGATACGTTCGCCTGTGTGATCTTCGAACTGGATAATTTTCAGGGAACCCGCGGTCTCAACGTCCGTTACAGTTGGGTAGATGGTGATGCAGCCGGCTTTGACATCCCGTCCGCCATTCAACCGCATTTCCAATCCCTCCTTTCCGCGCAGGGAAATGTGGTGGTTGAGATCAAAGCCAGCGCGAATGAAGTCGTTCCTGAATTCTCCTTTCTTGCGGTTCCTGTGCAGGGGACGGGCGGTTTGGGAGGATTTCTCGGCTTGTTTGACCGGGAGAACAAACTTTCCTGGCTTGCCTCCGATTTTGATGCCGTGCAAACCTCAGCCAATGTGATCAGCGCCGCCTTGCAGCGCATCCACTACGAGGAGACGATCCGTCTCAATCAGGCGCGCAACCGTGCCATCGTGGATGCATTGCCCGACCTTGTGATTCGCATCAACGCCGAAACAATCATTCTGGATTACAGCTGTAACCCGGACCACCCCCTGTACATCCATCGCGATCTGATCGCGGGCAAGAAATTCAATGAGACCTGGCCTGAGGAGATTGTTGCCAGTATTGTCGGCGCTGAAAACGGGGAGACCTACAAGGTCTCAAACTGGGTGGAGGGCTTCAACCTGCCGTTTAGCAGCAGCTTGTATGAAGCGCGCCTGAACCCGATCAATGATCATGAAGCGTTGATCATTATCCGTGATATTGGCGACAAGATGCGTCTCAACGATATGAAAACCGATTTTATCAATCGCGCCTCCCATGAATTGCGCACGCCTCTCACCTCTGCCATCCTGATGGCAGACCTCATCGATCAGGGCGGCACAGCGGAGGAATTGGATGAATACTGGCAGACTCTCAGGAAGGAATTGGATCGCCAGAAGAATTTGATAGACCGTCTGCTCATGGCCGGGCGCCTGGAAAGCGGCATGATGAAACTGGAGAAGGCTTCCCTTGAACTTTTCTCCGTGCTGGAGGAATCTGTTCAGGCTGCCAGGCCGCTTGCAAACAAAAAGAGGGTGAGCTTTGTGCTGGATACGTCGCTAAAACCAGTGCAGGTGCTGGCGGACCGCGGCGCCCTCGAGCAGGTATTCATTAACTTGATCAGCAATGCAGTGAAGTTCTCGCCTGAAAACTCAAGTGTCGAAATTGTGGCCAATGATGTGGGTGAGCATGCCGAAGTGCGAATTCAGGATCATGGGATGGGCATCTCAAAGGATGCCATTCCACACCTCTTCCAAAAATTCTATCGCGCCAAAAACGTGACCATTGCGGAGATCCCCGGCAGCGGCATTGGCTTGTATATCGTCAAAACCATTGTGGAGGAATTGGGCGGCACGATTCGTGTGGAAAGCGAATTGAATAAAGGGACCGTGTTCATTGTCTCCCTGCAAAAAAGTGAATAA
- a CDS encoding FHA domain-containing protein has translation MNKIDSFENGADSQQGVFLIVHRQMIPLVKPVTTLGRHLGNDIVFHEDFLSRYHAQLVNEDGKYVLCDRNSTSGTFVNGKKIERCVLNSGDLISLANINIMFVNNNHRIAVKSSGTTQSLQKP, from the coding sequence ATGAACAAAATCGATTCCTTTGAAAATGGGGCTGACTCCCAGCAGGGTGTTTTCCTGATCGTTCACCGCCAGATGATCCCTTTGGTAAAGCCGGTTACCACGCTCGGAAGACACCTGGGGAATGATATTGTTTTTCATGAGGATTTTCTATCCCGTTATCATGCGCAACTGGTTAATGAAGACGGGAAATATGTGCTGTGTGACAGGAATTCGACAAGCGGCACGTTTGTGAACGGCAAAAAGATCGAACGCTGTGTGTTAAACTCGGGGGATTTGATCTCCCTTGCAAATATTAATATCATGTTCGTGAACAATAATCACAGGATTGCTGTGAAGTCCAGCGGAACCACGCAGAGCTTGCAAAAGCCTTAA
- a CDS encoding hybrid sensor histidine kinase/response regulator, translating into MVEPRIPLILVIDDEPAIRLGLVSAIKRHGYTVVAAEDGRDGLEKAGEFLPDLIISDVMMPPPDGFEMKRIMSADPRLASIPFIFLTARSDVNEKVSAIQNGADDYVSKPFSIEELLARVDGLLRRVRDSHERGRDEMKEIAQQDMEILKTEILQNFHHELRTPLTNIMMPLQLAFSNKFEDPVEQSKFIHIALSNADRLDSLVSDIVILSNIDHGNLNAVRQPIDLKFHILDQISKRLERYRSKELKFVHSVENRGEIKAPRREFTQAVMHLVDNAFKFSPSHGDVILEIHAGPNGAAQIAVSDDGAGIPADQRDKVFDRFYQISRGDDREYEGLGVGLTIARAIFQSLGGSVKIADVDKGCLVVASLPEVRADDVVYG; encoded by the coding sequence ATGGTCGAGCCCCGCATACCGCTAATCCTTGTCATCGATGATGAACCCGCCATCCGCCTGGGACTGGTTTCTGCGATTAAGCGGCATGGCTACACTGTGGTTGCGGCGGAGGATGGGCGCGATGGACTCGAGAAGGCCGGGGAGTTTCTGCCTGATCTGATCATATCCGATGTCATGATGCCGCCCCCGGATGGTTTTGAGATGAAACGCATCATGAGCGCCGACCCGAGGCTGGCTTCCATTCCGTTCATTTTTCTGACGGCGCGCTCTGATGTGAATGAGAAGGTTTCCGCAATTCAAAACGGGGCGGATGATTATGTTTCAAAACCATTTTCCATTGAAGAACTGCTCGCTCGTGTGGATGGGCTGTTAAGGCGGGTCCGGGATTCGCATGAACGCGGGCGCGACGAGATGAAGGAAATTGCGCAGCAGGATATGGAGATACTAAAGACCGAGATCCTTCAGAATTTCCACCACGAATTACGCACCCCATTGACAAATATCATGATGCCATTGCAGCTGGCGTTCAGTAACAAATTTGAGGACCCCGTAGAGCAAAGTAAATTCATCCACATTGCGCTTTCCAATGCCGACAGGCTGGATTCCCTGGTCTCCGATATTGTGATCCTTTCAAATATTGATCATGGCAACCTGAATGCGGTCAGGCAGCCGATCGATTTGAAGTTTCACATTCTTGATCAGATATCCAAGCGGCTGGAGAGATACCGCTCCAAGGAATTGAAATTTGTTCATTCCGTCGAAAACCGCGGCGAGATCAAGGCTCCGCGGCGGGAGTTTACGCAGGCCGTGATGCATCTGGTGGACAACGCCTTCAAGTTCAGCCCATCTCACGGAGATGTGATTTTGGAAATACATGCAGGACCCAATGGCGCGGCGCAGATTGCGGTTTCGGATGATGGTGCGGGCATCCCTGCGGACCAGCGCGATAAAGTATTTGACAGGTTCTATCAAATAAGCCGTGGAGACGATCGCGAATATGAAGGACTTGGCGTAGGGCTTACGATAGCACGAGCGATTTTCCAAAGCCTGGGCGGATCCGTCAAGATTGCGGACGTTGACAAGGGCTGTCTGGTAGTGGCATCCCTGCCCGAGGTGCGCGCGGATGACGTTGTGTATGGATGA